A genomic segment from Triticum dicoccoides isolate Atlit2015 ecotype Zavitan chromosome 1A, WEW_v2.0, whole genome shotgun sequence encodes:
- the LOC119270300 gene encoding uncharacterized protein LOC119270300, translated as MSGSGSSSSAAQQDLLPLISCPLCGKPLLTSIARKGQRPGSRYYKCMDYDDGICSFFEFQDKYARRLAQEPPTAIPQSALPAAAVVVPAGRGAGRAIGRGCSAAPVMAGNPALAGAQEQGAPIGRTVVQKSVDLQGVIAAASLLVGCANLLITIFALGVVLMMYLGGNTQ; from the exons ATGTCTGGATCCGGTTCTTCCTCGTCGGCAGCGCAGCAGGATCTTCTCCCGCTCATCAGTTGCCCCCTCTGTGGCAAGCCTCTGTTGACTTCCATCGCGCGCAAAGGCCAGCGCCCTGGATCTAGGTACTACAAGTGCATGGATTACGAT GACGGGATATGCTCGTTTTTCGAGTTCCAGGATAAGTACGCACGACGCCTGGCACAGGAGCCGCCGACGGCCATTCCTCAATCAGCGCTGCCGGCTGCAGCCGTCGTAGTGCCTGCAGGGCGCGGAGCAGGCCGTGCTATAGGGCGCGGATGCAGTGCCGCGCCTGTCATGGCCGGAAATCCCGCACTCGCAGGTGCCCAGGAGCAGGGGGCACCCATCGGCAGGACTGTTGTGCAGAAGTCGGTAGATCTGCAGGGGGTCATTGCTGCGGCGAGCCTGCTGGTGGGCTGCGCCAACCTGCTGATCACCATATTCGCATTAGGCGTGGTTCTGATGATGTATCTGGGCGGAAACACCCAGTAG